One Platichthys flesus chromosome 14, fPlaFle2.1, whole genome shotgun sequence genomic region harbors:
- the LOC133968636 gene encoding LIM/homeobox protein Lhx8-like isoform X2, translated as MFHSRVASSVGSSGPDDIFEEDSYSPSSLSSSSSSSVHAVSSLQGKTLCTSCGQEIVDRYLLKVNSFCWHVRCLSCSVCKTSLGRHVSCYIKDKQVFCKLDYFRKYGTRCARCGRNIHSTDWVRRARGSTFHLACFSCTSCKRQLSTGEECGFLENRVFCRPHYDIMMENIKRAKENEQPQTEDELADKDDSSNMPRPAKRARTSFTVDQLQIMQTQFAKDNNPNAQTLQKLAEMTGLSRRVIQVWFQNCRARQKKHVCPHPASSSMMTSLAPGQLTPPLMEDLQYTTFISPDTPLLTTLTYMDVQTPDPLLLQPIMSHSMTQLPVSHA; from the exons ATGTTCCACTCCAGGGTCGCCAGCAGCGTG GGCTCCTCCGGGCCTGACGATATCTTCGAGGAAGACTCCtactctccttcctccctctcctcgtcctcgtcctcctccgtcCATGCTGTGTCCTCCCTGCAGGGGAAAACCCTGTGCACCTCCTGCGGCCAGGAGATAGTGGACCGGTACCTGCTCAAG GTGAACAGCTTTTGCTGGCATGTGCGCTGCCTCTCATGCAGTGTGTGTAAAACATCACTGGGGCGACACGTGAGCTGCTACATCAAAGATAAACAGGTTTTCTGCAAACTCGACTACTTCAG GAAGTATGGGACTCGTTGTGCTCGTTGTGGCCGTAACATACACTCTACTGACTGGGTGCGTCGGGCACGAGGCAGCACCTTCCACCTGGCCTGTTTTTCCTGCACCTCTTGTAAACGCCAGCTGTCCACTGGAGAGGAATGTGGATTTCTCGAGAACAGGGTCTTCTGCCGGCCACACTATGATATTATGATGGAGAATATCAAACGTGCTAAAGAAAATG AGCAACCACAAACAGAGGATGAGTTGGCAGACAAAGATGATTCCAGTAACATGCCAAGACCTGCTAAGAGGGCCAGGACCAGCTTCACTGTTGACCAGTTACAG ATAATGCAAACGCAGTTTGCTAAAGACAACAACCCAAATGCCCAGACTCTCCAGAAGCTGGCAGAGATGACTGGTCTCAGCCGCAGAGTTATTCAG GTGTGGTTTCAGAACTGCCGAGCTCGTCAAAAGAAACATGTCTGCCCACATCCTGCTTCCTCATCGATGATGACGTCACTTGCCCCTGGTCAACTGACACCACCTTTGATGGAGGATCTGCAATATACAACATTTATTTCCCCAGACACACCGCTCCTCACTACATTGACTTACATGGACG TCCAAACTCCAGATCCATTGTTGCTTCAGCCAATTATGTCCCACTCCATGACACAGCTGCCAGTCAGCCATGCCTGA
- the LOC133968636 gene encoding LIM/homeobox protein Lhx8-like isoform X1 — MSGDERRPEAALTELLRGHGCVDTGSSGPDDIFEEDSYSPSSLSSSSSSSVHAVSSLQGKTLCTSCGQEIVDRYLLKVNSFCWHVRCLSCSVCKTSLGRHVSCYIKDKQVFCKLDYFRKYGTRCARCGRNIHSTDWVRRARGSTFHLACFSCTSCKRQLSTGEECGFLENRVFCRPHYDIMMENIKRAKENEQPQTEDELADKDDSSNMPRPAKRARTSFTVDQLQIMQTQFAKDNNPNAQTLQKLAEMTGLSRRVIQVWFQNCRARQKKHVCPHPASSSMMTSLAPGQLTPPLMEDLQYTTFISPDTPLLTTLTYMDVQTPDPLLLQPIMSHSMTQLPVSHA, encoded by the exons ATGTCGGGGGACGAAAGGAGACCTGAGGCTGCTCTCACCGAGCTGCTGCGCGGACACGGCTGTGTCGACACA GGCTCCTCCGGGCCTGACGATATCTTCGAGGAAGACTCCtactctccttcctccctctcctcgtcctcgtcctcctccgtcCATGCTGTGTCCTCCCTGCAGGGGAAAACCCTGTGCACCTCCTGCGGCCAGGAGATAGTGGACCGGTACCTGCTCAAG GTGAACAGCTTTTGCTGGCATGTGCGCTGCCTCTCATGCAGTGTGTGTAAAACATCACTGGGGCGACACGTGAGCTGCTACATCAAAGATAAACAGGTTTTCTGCAAACTCGACTACTTCAG GAAGTATGGGACTCGTTGTGCTCGTTGTGGCCGTAACATACACTCTACTGACTGGGTGCGTCGGGCACGAGGCAGCACCTTCCACCTGGCCTGTTTTTCCTGCACCTCTTGTAAACGCCAGCTGTCCACTGGAGAGGAATGTGGATTTCTCGAGAACAGGGTCTTCTGCCGGCCACACTATGATATTATGATGGAGAATATCAAACGTGCTAAAGAAAATG AGCAACCACAAACAGAGGATGAGTTGGCAGACAAAGATGATTCCAGTAACATGCCAAGACCTGCTAAGAGGGCCAGGACCAGCTTCACTGTTGACCAGTTACAG ATAATGCAAACGCAGTTTGCTAAAGACAACAACCCAAATGCCCAGACTCTCCAGAAGCTGGCAGAGATGACTGGTCTCAGCCGCAGAGTTATTCAG GTGTGGTTTCAGAACTGCCGAGCTCGTCAAAAGAAACATGTCTGCCCACATCCTGCTTCCTCATCGATGATGACGTCACTTGCCCCTGGTCAACTGACACCACCTTTGATGGAGGATCTGCAATATACAACATTTATTTCCCCAGACACACCGCTCCTCACTACATTGACTTACATGGACG TCCAAACTCCAGATCCATTGTTGCTTCAGCCAATTATGTCCCACTCCATGACACAGCTGCCAGTCAGCCATGCCTGA